AGAAAAAACATCCAGATGCCAGTCAGACAGAAAACACAGGGTCAGTTATAAGAAAGGGTCAGTGGATGCGAATATGATGAAGCTGTGGCCCCTCGGGGCGGGCAGGGGTCTTGCTTCTCTGGTTAGAGTGGTTTTCAAGTCCAAGTACTTTCAGCAGGCAGAGCCCCCATTCTACATAGAGTGGCTCTTCATTTGTGTGCTTTAGATACTTGGGTTCCTTGGTAAAAGTTTTCATTTCAAGATTGTGTTTCAAGGCCCAACAGAGTTGAAAACCACTGGCACAGAAGATTACCTGCCCACTTCTGGCTTCCTCCATGGGTCCTGGTTCAATGCCTTGGGCCCACAGCTAAGAGTCTCATCTCTGTGGAAGCCCTTCAGATATCTGGGGGCTGTTATGGGTCTCTGCCCCGCACACCCTTACTCCACCTCAGGCTTCCTCCTGCCCAAGCCAAACACCCTCAGCTCTTTCAGCTGCTGTTCAGGCCCTGGGCTAATGTCCTTCTGCCAGGGAGACCCAGCTTTGCCAAGGTCCAAACCACAGGCCACCCACTCTCAGCCGGCCAGAGGGCAGGAGCCCATTAGAGACCCCCACCAGGCCCTACTCCTAGGGCCTGTCTCATCAGTCAAAGGGAAGATTTACTCTAGATGCCCCAAGGCGCTTGCAGCTCTGAATGTTTGGAGGCTGATGAGGTCCCTGATGGGAGGCCCCCTCAAGCCCCTGTCTCTCAAGTCAATCTGCCTGAGTGACCTCCAAGGGTGACTCTGTTAAGCTGGAGGAGAGCTGCACTGTGAAGACCCAGCTGGGACTGACCCTCTGTCTTTTTAGAAATTTGATCCAGAAATTGGCTATGAAAGCCAATTACTTTTTCCctccaaagttttctttttcccttattttttattttttacccagACCAAGGGTTCCTGCTTTACCTGGCTCCTAGCCTTAGAGTCCCTGCTCTTCCATGGGGCCTTGGGCAAGGTTCTGGAAATCTGCCTGGCACCCCATTTCCTGGTACTCCCAGAGTGCCTGCCTTTCCCATGGCATGACTTCGTGGACATGAGATCCGACTCCAGGCATCTCCAAAAGCTACCAGAGGATTTAGGGCCTCTGACGATGGCTGGAAGGGCTGGGGGCCAGAGAGGGGCCTGGACCCAGACCAGGGGGCTGGCACCTGCCCTGGGGACCCCCCACCCGCACCCACGATAGCTGCACGCCAGGGACCTCCCTGTCATACCTGAGAGGAGGGCCTGGCCCGTGAACTGCCCGTACACGGAGGCAGCATGGGGAAAGGCATTGAAGGGTGGGACCGAGGCACCTGCTGGGACCCCGGAGGCGACTTGCTGCAGATCCAAAAAGGCGGAGCTAGATAAAGAGGAAGGGGTGGAGCTAGAACTGGACACCTCGGGGGTTTCCTGCTTTATGGCGAAGGGTGAATGAGGATCTGCCGGAGGGAGGGAGACAACAAGGAGAGAGGGGTGTGAGATGAGGGGGAGGGAACATGCACAAGTCAAGCCATGAGAGGTGGGGACGGGTGGGGAGTGCTGGGCCGGGCGGCTCCTCTCTGAGTCTGGAGGTGAGGTAGGAGGGTTCTGTGGTGCCCCTCAGGTTGAGTGAGGCAGGGAGAGAACTCTATTtccctgctgtgtctctgccaATGTAGACTGTGTATGCCCGCCACACCCCAGTCCCACAGTCAGGAGCAAGGAGGCAAGGGGCTGAGGGTAGAAGGGAGGACTTTCTTGGCCCACCTGGAGGCCCAGCCAGTGCCACTTGCCTCTCCTctccaggcccagggccctggcacCCTCCTTTCCAGGGCCAACCATGCCCTGCCttgccctgccctccagcccatCCCCCAGCTGGGGCCACATGGCCCAGGAGAGTCCCAGCATCGTACCTGCCACCCCGGGGTAGGGCTGATGAGTTGAGAGGTTGCGCCCCAAGGGTGTACTGGAAGGGGTCAGGGTGGTCTTCCCGTCGTCCAGGGCACTGTTGAGCAAGGGCAGCGGGTAGAGGCCCTGGGGAGCAAAGAGGAGTCAGTGTGCTGGGGACATGTCCAGGGGCCTAACTAGAACCCTGCTGCAGCTCTTGGAGCTTTGCAGCCCAGTCAGCCCAGGACCCCAGGACACACTCCCTTCCTCAGAGCCCCCTTCTTGACTCTACTTCGTGTTCAGTAGGTTCTTATTCTCTGACTCACAGCCTCTCTGTCCTCCCAGGTGCTCCAAGCTTCCCTGTCAGCAGCCTCGGAATTCAAAGCTGGCTGGTGCTGTGCAAGCCAGGCACAATGGAGTGCCTTCTTCCAAGGACCATGCCCAGTGCATGGCTGGTCCCCTGCCTTGTCTCCCCGCATGGTCTGCACCCCAGACAACCAGATTGCAGGGTTGGGGCAGGTGGCTCACGGGACTGATGAGAGTGCTGCACTCGATTTATGAATGTAGTCCTCTCCAAATAGGAAACATGGCACAAAGAAGTCAAGAAACTCGTTACTCTCCCATATGGGGCAGAGCCagatttcaaacccaaagaccccAGCTCCAGTGTGCCTGCTCCCAGCTGCTGCCTTGAATTGGGTAACGTCATGACTGCTTCTTATATTTGCAAAGGGGTACATTAGAGCTTTGCCTATGTTCCCTGATCCATCACCCTCAACAGCCAGTGACATGGGTGAGCAATACTATGTCTTCTGTGTGGAAGCCTGTGGCCAGAGCAGTAAATGTCCCAGGTATGCATAAAAAAGGGACCAAACTGAGGACATCTGCTCAGACCTAGCCGCTCTCTCCTTCAGCAAAGTGGCAGCTGGGACATTCCACCAGGTCAAGTAGATTCCTCCCCCTGTCTCTCCATAGCCAAGCAAATATAAACATGTGGGTTCAGCTTGAAGATGACACTTGGGGttaactttgtttaaaaaaattcttcatcGAGTACCTGAGGGTTTGCTTCATTAAGACCTCATTTGAGTCTCCACCTGGCCTTCCCTGACTGAGCAGGCTGTCTCCCGGGGCACTCCCTCCAAAAAGAGCTTGCTCAATTCAACACAAGCATGCACCAGCCTCGCAGTGACTCCCTTCCACCAGGGGATGAGAcagcacacacaaatacacacctGTTCCCCACATGTGGGTCACACACGTCACAAATGTACTATGGGAGATGGTGTGCGAGACTGAAATCAAGGAGTGCCTTGCGGTTGCATAACAGCTCCACTAAAGGCAATTGTTTTCAATGATTTCCATCAAGCTGGTTCTCCAAGGAGCCACAACACTTTCCGGTGCATGCCAGGCACTTTTGGAAGCTGCAGTCAATTCTAGAGGCCACCAGGGCACCATTACTGTGTAGCAGCAATTACTAGCTAAATGGTGCTCTGGTTCCATGCCTTCTGAGGGGGCCTGCTTCAAGGCAGGGTGGAGTTAAGTGAGGCAGGAGAGCCTGGCTTAATGAAATTGAACAGAATACCTCATTTCTAGAGAgtgaaagaaaagtttaaaatgctTTATGGATATGTTGATTTGATAACAAATAGCTACTCAAAATCCTCTAGCTTTCCAAAATCCAGGCAAtttagcaaaaaacaaaaatgaaacaaaaaatacccCCAAACTTATACAGTCAGACATGTTAGTGAAATTGTACAAGTGGCTTAAACATCCCAGTGATGACTGGATTCCTTACTGGGATTGAACTTGAATAGGGGTACAGAGTGGCACATGCTTTAGAACTACTTGGGCGAGTTTGAACCCTGGCTCTGCAATGACTGGTCAAGTAGCTTTGGTCTCCCTGACCTCTGTGAGCCTTGCTTTTATCCCTGTATAAAAGGGACAATAAAATCTGCTTCAAATGCAgatgtaaggattaaatgagatttcatatacatatattaaaaacagTATAGAGTACTTGGTAACACATGCTCAATGAGTAGTCATCATGAATGTCCTTATTTCACAAGTACTGAAGACCCACACCTGCCACATTCTTGGTCTCTGTCATAATATTTACATTCTGTGATTTGCTTCTTGCTGTACttacaaaacacagaaacaagaCCTGTGTAGCCTCTTACCTAAACCTGGTGGTGAAATAGCAACCAGAAAGGAGACCACCTGGCATTTCTGTTGAATGCTTCCCCCTTGTTGATTTTTCAGAAAACACGGCTATGTCTTGCCCTACTGAGGTCAAGTGTGAGGACCTGTTGCCCCCCGTGCCCAGGGGGACAGAGCACAGAGGTCCCTTGGCTGTGCTGTTAGAGCCAAGGCAGGCAAGGCTTGGACCTAGAAGCCCTCGCCCCCTCCAGGCTCTCCCTGCCCCTCGCCACCAAACCAGGTGAATGGGGCAGGCAGATGCTGGCTGAGGAGGCGGATGATCACTGATGGGCACTGTGAACTTTGGTCTCCTCATCTGCAGGATGAGCGGGTGGAGCAATTTCAcggttttcaaactttttcagtCTTCAAATAAGAACTCACAGAGAAGCACCATATCGAAAATAGGCAACAGTGGGTCCATCTGAGTGAAACCATGGCTGGCAGGCCTGGGCTGCCCACCTATTTGCTACCCAAGCCCTCTGTACCCATTCTGGCCCAGCTAACTCCACAGAAGTGGAAAGACTGGGCTTGTGTCCCTGAGGTCCCTCCAGCTCTCAGACTCTCATTCCATGATTCCCGCTTGGTGCAGGGTCTCCTTGTCATTAAGCAAAGGTCCCTTGGGCAGctcagatggtgctgggaaatgGCTCTGTGACACAGTGAGTGTCCTGATCTCAGCAGCGGGTTATTGTTTTAGTCTTCCAGGACAGCTGGGGCTTGCACACACAGGCTTGTGCAGGCTCCTTCTCACAGAGCAGACACCCTGCAGGCTCCCTAGTGTGCCCCCTCTCCCTCCAGGGGCCATGCGCTGACGCcgatgaacacccagccctgtcCTCAGGCCTGCTGATGGCCAGCTTTCTCGGCACCCCCTCCTGGTTGCCACAGCCCAGGCTGATAAAATCGCTGACGCAGGCTGCCCGCTCAGCTGCGGTGCTGGCACCGGCCCAGAGGCCCAGACGGTCCCTGGCACTGATCCAGCTGATTATTGGCATCATCACCATTGTCCTACTCGGATTTCAAGGTGTAGGGGCTTGCCTTGCCCCTGGATCAAATGACAGCGTGAGCAAAGAGGCACAAAGACACCACCTTGAAGCTGTTGAAACTCTTTAGCTGTTGGCCTGGTGTGGTGAGGGACGAAGGCACCGTGAACACTGGCAGAGAGCAATGAGCCCAGGGGTCAGCAGCCCCGGGAGATCTCAGAGCCTTTGAGGCTTTGCTGGGCTCAGGGAGATCTCTGAGCTCTCTGCCAGCCGATCACAGACGCCAACCCATTACAAACCACTTCACCTATCCTGAGCCCTGGAGATAAAAATTCCCCTGTAGTTTGTAATTCATGGGCCTGGATTTCTCAACGCCTCTACTCAATACACCTTTCTTGAGTATCTATCAAGGGAGTGACCCATGCTGGGTGCTGGAATTAAAAAGATGCTTCAAGATGCTGCCCTGCCCTGAAGAAATCGCTGTGTCTTTACACCTCTGTCCCCGGGACAATTATGATGCACTATGTGAAGTTTCAGGAGCGCCACTTCAGAGGTACTGACTAGGGAGAGGTGAAGCATGCTGCAGGGGCAGGGACAGATTCACAGAAGGGCTGATGCCTGAACTGAGACACAGTGGCCGACTGGTATTTTTCCAGGCAGAGAACTGGGAGGAAAGGCATTCTGCGTGGAGGGCACACAGGGTGCCAACGCAGAGAGCTGTGAATGCCAGTGGCATGCTAGGGGCATGAGTAATGCACGAGTATGGGGTGAGCAGGTGTGAGTGGCCCAAGGTGGGCGGAAGTGCCAGCTGCGACCACACCATAAAGgcgaggggctgggaggggaaggaggcagatGCCAGCATCTGGTGAAATAAGTGGCTTGGAGCTGCATGAGGCACGCCCTGAGTCCACTGAGGCAACTTCCCGTTGCTCTGGGGGTAGGACAGCAGCCTGACAGGAATCTGTCAGGGACCACACCATGCTCTGGCCGGCCGCTGCAGATTCTGCCAGGCCTGGCTTCTCACCTGCTCGCCTTTGGTGTGGCCGGGGGAGGCGTGGGCCTCCTGGTAGTGCTGCCCAAAGGGGCACTCGAGTGGCTCCAGGTGGTGCTGGCTGAAGGCGTCCGTGCGAAGGTGCTTGCGGGGCCCACCGCTGCCCTGGGAGTCGATGCTCAGCCGGCAGCTCTCCTGGTCACCTGGTGTCCCCAGGCAGGGAGAAAACTTTCAGGGGATCCATGGGTCCACCTCTCAGGCCAGTGTGCAGGGGCAGCCTCAAGCAGGAGGCAGGGACGAGTCCAGGCTCCGGGGCCTCGGGCTGTGGCCGGCTTAGAGGTAGGCCATGCAGGCAGGGAGTCGCCGAGTGCCCAGGTGGCTTGGGCCAGAAATGGGGGCTTCTGTTCCCATCAGAGCCTGAGCCAGCTGCCCTTCCATACCTCCAACCTGCCCTCTGGTCCCCCGACACTCACTGTCATCCATCTTCCTCTTGCCATCGCCAGCAGGCTGAGCGATCCCCAGGAGCCCATTGATGGAGTAGGTGGAGCCCAGAGAATCCGACTGGGGTGACTCTGGGGGTGTCACGGCTGAGCTGGGGACTGCAGTGGGATGAGAGGGAGGGGGTCAGGGCGCAGTAAGGACAAACCCTCCTCCCCCGGGAAGCCTGGGTCTGCTGGGGGAGGGATTTCTGGAGGCACGGCTGCCTGTTTCCACCCCTCAGTACTTCAGGGGACCTTCCCTGGGAACCCACAAGGCTTTACCACAGTGGAAGGGCTCAGGTCACACACATGGGTGTGTCTGCAAGGGTGTTTGCATGTGCCTGTGCCTACACAGATGAGCATGTGTGTGCAAGGGGGCAAGGGGTCTGTGACCCCTTAGCACTCACTAAGTGTGTGTCCTGGGCTCAGGGATTTGGTGGCCACACAGCTGTCCATGGGGAGGTTGAATGGTTGCTGCACTTTGGTCCTAATGATTCtgtaagaaagagaagaaaagcctTAGCAAGCGAGGAAGCAGGATTGGCAGCTGCCCCACATCCAGTAGCTGTTTGGAGGTCCCACTTGGGTGTCTCAAAGGCACCTTCAATGCAAGGTGTCCACAGTCAAAACCCACAACCTTAAATCCATGCCCTTACTCCTCATACCAGCCCTTCCCAGTCACTCAAGGCAGAAATACAGGTGCCTccatctgcctccctctctcctctctcagaCTCTTTGTCAGTTTTGTGGCTTTGACCTGTGGACTTCTCCAGTGTTGATCCCTGTCTTCACATCCCTGCCAGTAACTTAGTATGTACCGCTGCCAATTTGCTCACTCCAGGGTCACCCACTGACTCACCCCTACCTGTTCTAGACCCTTTCTGCTCCCACTGCATCTAGAGTGGACTTGCTGAAATGCAGGTCAGTCTCTGGCTTAAAATCAGCCAAggttcttcccattttttataggccagaaggaagAATAGGTAACACGGCCACCAGGCTCCCAAGGCAGCCATGCTCTTCTCTATTTATTGCCTTACCTTCAACTTCTTGTATACAGTGCTATTAGCCACAAGACCTTTGCATGTGTGGTCTCAGAGCTCTTTTTGCTCCTCCTTTCATCTAGTTAGCTCTATTCATTGTTTCTTACTTGGGGGCATCTTTTCATACCCTCCCTAAACCAAGTCACCCACTGCTAGCTCACATTCCCTCCTCCTTAGCAGGACTTAGAGCTGCATTTTTACAATGTTTGTATGGCACTCAATTAGTGTCTGTCTTCCCACTGGATCGTAAGCTCCACAGGGAAAAGGACTCTGTGTCCCCAGGGCCTAGTGCCTAATGGATGAATCAtgtatgaatgagtgagtgagtaaaTGATTGATCAAGGTAGCTGTGAATAATTGAATGACTAAACAAATGAGCGAATGTGCTTGAATGGGGGCCAGTGAGGGGTTGTGTGTCTCAGAAAAGGATCAATTCAAGAAGATTCTTTTATTGAATGAAAGAGAATGTCGTGTGTGAGGAAGGAGCGGGCAGAATGAAGAGCCCACACTCCAGGGCGGGGTGGatgtgggcagcagggaggaggcagggcggcCTGGTGGCTTCCGGCTGGTTCTCCAGCAGGTGGCCCTCCCAGGCTGTGCTCCGCCCATGCCAGGCACTCCTTCAGTCCTGCCTGACCCCAAGCCCAGGTGCCCTGCCCCCACTGTCATCTGTCTCACCTGTTGATGGAGCTGACACTGGGCACAGTGTCGTTGTCACAGACGCCCTCGGCCAGGAGCCGGTCTCGGATCTCCCAGGCAAACATGGTAGGGTTCTGCCGCTTGTAGTCTCCAATCTTCTCCACCACCTTGGGGGTGGCTACCTTGGGCTTGGAGCCCCCTATCACTCCAGGTCGGATGCTACCAGTCTCGTAGTACCTACTCCAATAGAGAACCCCAAAGAATTACCCAATAAGCAGGTGGAGACTTTGGGCAGGGACTTAGACAGAGACTCTTGTTCCCCTCTGAGGGAGAGGCCTAGGCATTCAAATGGGCCTCCGATGCTGGCCTCAACACCTGATGTGCCCAGTATTGGCCTTTCCCCTGGCATCTGTAGGTTTCTGTAGCTGCCAAACCAGAACCCTCTGCTAAAGGCCTCACTGTGGGACACCAaacttcctctcctttcctcccctctggCCAATCTCCTGCATCTGAGCACCTGCAGGAACAGCCCTCTGGGACACAGATTCCCCTCTCGAGAAAGGAAAATTTGACACACATGCTTGGTGTGTACACATGGTTTACAGAGGCGGTTTTCCAGGCCAGCTTCTTGGCTAAAGCTCGGCTCTGTGCTCTCTGGCCATCCGGGCCTTCTGGCCCTCTGCGCTCATGCTGGTCCATATTTGCTCCCCATTCCTTTCCCCTGACTGTCCCACCACTGGTTTTCTACCAGTGGTTCAGGTGGAAGCTGTGCCTCATGGGCCTGGGTCCTTCGCCACATCCAGGTCCTtaagcctcccctcccctcccaggctccctgctccatctccctccagcccccagcgAGCTACTTGGCAGATCAATGACCTATGTCAGCATAGGCTCCCCTCTGGGTTGTGGAATCACTCTGGTCTCTTCTGCTGTGAAATATAATCTGGCCCTTACAACTCCACGTGTTGTCCCAGCCATTCAGGGCTCATGTCCTCGCTGGGGCACTTGCAACCTGTCTTGGGAACCCCTCTCCTGAGCCCAGCCAGGAGCAACTCCAGTCAGGAACCAGGGCTTTCCGCAGCTCAGTTACTGTTCAGGCCCCTTTGTCCCTCTGACCAGAACTCCTCTTGACTCCTTGTAAGGATTGAGTGAGGGAGACAGGTACACCGGGCTGATGCAGAGCCACCCAGCCAGGGGCCTTGGACAGGCTGGATATGCAGCTATGTCAGCCCAGAAGCAAGACTTTGCTGTTCCTGGGCCCTCCTCAACCTCTGGCTCAGTGTTTCTCACCTCTGGCTGCAGAAATTAGAATACTTGAGGGGGCCTTGAACCTATAACCATAACATGGGCCCCATCCCCTAAAGTTCTACTTTAATTGGTGTGGGCTGGGGCCTagatactgaattttttaaatgaacttttccCAGGTGATTTGAACAGGCAGCCAGGGCTACAAACCACTGCTCTGGGCTTAGTGTTCAGAAGTGTCACTTGGTCATCTCATGGACCTCACAGCATGCAGCTCTGGCTCCCTGAGAAGCAGATCCTGTGGGTCTAGGCTGGGGATTGGGGACCCACATTTCATCCAGCAACCCTGGAGCTTCTGCTGCAGGAGTTGCGGCTTGAGAAGCACAAACTCAGATGACCCTCATGCAGAGATACGTGGGTGAGGCCTCAGGAGCCACCTCGATGACATGGCCCCTCCCTACCAACTCCATTTCCCTTAGTCTCGGCAGGGGAAGGCCTTTGGGGAAGATTCTCCTGCTGTAGGAGCAGAGAAGCCCATAGAAAATGAGACATGGGGCAAAAGAGAactagagggagagagaaaaagacaaaggagaagagcagaagagcaggggtgggggaggctcaGAACCACCATCACCCGGGACCAAAGCTGGACAGTGGGTGGGCCCCAtcctgggagggagggtggctgcAAGATGGGCAGGTGAGCTCTGCAGGAATTGGCTATGGGGTGAATTTCGTGCTTACCTGCCAAGGATCTTGCTGACACAGCCATGGCTGACACGGAGCTGGCGGGAGATGTCGCAGGGCCTCACACCCTGGTGGGCCAGGTCCACAATGCGCTGGCGCACCACTTCAGGCAGAGGCCTGCCATTCACAAAGGCCCCTCCTAGCTGGTTCAGCCCTCCATGGCCTAAGAAGACAATAGTCCCGGGGACAGAAGTCAGGGCCAGGGAGGGTGGTTGGGTGGGAATTGGCCCAGAGGGAGGGCACCGGATGTGTGAGAGACTGCAGGCACGAGCCCATTTCAAACCCTCTGTGCTCCTGCTGTACCCActcctgctctctgcctctgaggATGGCCAGCTGTTGTTGGGGAGGGTGGTGTATGATGCCACAGAGGGCACATGGCCCCTGGGGGCTTTCTGGGCCTGCTCAGTCTCCTCTCAGACCCTCAAGTTTCATTCCAAATAACAGCCCACCACCTGCTTCCCACCTTTGGAAAAGTAGATAAATAATTGACAATTCGGGGTCTCCCTAACATGACAcagagctgtgtggccttggggaagcccctcctctctctgagtctcctttcctcatctgtacaagaGTAGAGGACTAAATCAGtggtctgtttctctttcttccttttaaccATAGAATCAGATTTTTTAAGCACAATTATGTTAAGAAGCACaaatacaaaagaattaaaacagAGCTGGTTAAGCTGGGGCCCGAGCCATCTGTGACTCCTGCCTGAATGACCCCTGTGAATTTTTCTCTAACAGGCCATAGCACTGAGAGAGCACTAACAGGCTGGCAGACCTCCCTGGCACACATTCCCATTCCGGGGAGTCCAGGACTGGCGTGTTGGCTATAGGCAATTGTGCAGAACATGGACATGCTGTGGATATGCAAGTATGTTTCCTTAGCTGCCTTCCTGACTTGGCCTttgccctctgcccccagctcaTGTTTCATTCTGAGCCCATCTACCTAGTCAAatgcatttattaagtgccttctCTCTGCCTGACAACATACTAGGCCCCATGGCTGCCGAGGTGAATAAGGCAGAGGGAAATCCCTGCTTTTTCCTCATGGGGTTTAGAGCAAGAGGTCCAGACCAGCAGATAGCCAATTACCATATGCCATGTGACCACTGCTAGGATGGGTGACATGCAGAGGGTTGTGGGAATCACTGTAAGGCACCAAGCCCAGGCTCAGGGGACCATAAAAGGGTTCCTGGAGAAGTCTAAGCTGAGGCTGAAGATAAAGACATGTTAGCTaagtgaaggaaagaagagaaaaaactgttccaggcagtgggaacagcatgtgcaaaggcttgGAAGCAAGAAGGTGCTTCTCTGTTAGATCTACTAACATGCTCAGCTCTCTAAAGTCTCTGGATCCAGGGTGACCTAATTTCAGGGCTGATATCTCCCTTTGCCAATGAAGAGACTGGGGCTTAGAAAATTTTAGTGACTTGATTTGTATGGGCTGTGACTTAGCTTGTACGAGGAAAATTCAGAGTCTAACCAAGGATTAAGGCTCCTGTCTGTGCTGCTCCCTGGGGTGAGCCCTTTTTGATGGTCAGAACTGATCCTGGAAGCCTGGTGCTGGCTCT
This genomic interval from Manis javanica isolate MJ-LG chromosome 1, MJ_LKY, whole genome shotgun sequence contains the following:
- the PAX8 gene encoding paired box protein Pax-8 isoform X5, whose amino-acid sequence is MPHNSIRSGHGGLNQLGGAFVNGRPLPEVVRQRIVDLAHQGVRPCDISRQLRVSHGCVSKILGSRYYETGSIRPGVIGGSKPKVATPKVVEKIGDYKRQNPTMFAWEIRDRLLAEGVCDNDTVPSVSSINRIIRTKVQQPFNLPMDSCVATKSLSPGHTLIPSSAVTPPESPQSDSLGSTYSINGLLGIAQPAGDGKRKMDDSDQESCRLSIDSQGSGGPRKHLRTDAFSQHHLEPLECPFGQHYQEAHASPGHTKGEQGLYPLPLLNSALDDGKTTLTPSSTPLGRNLSTHQPYPGVAGREMVGPTLPGYPPHIPTSGQGSYASSAIAGMVAALHGCLTPHRPLTCMPPTGSEYSGNAYGHTPYSSYSEAWRFPNSSLLSSPYYYSSTSRPSAPPSTATAFDHL
- the PAX8 gene encoding paired box protein Pax-8 isoform X8, whose protein sequence is MPHNSIRSGHGGLNQLGGAFVNGRPLPEVVRQRIVDLAHQGVRPCDISRQLRVSHGCVSKILGSRYYETGSIRPGVIGGSKPKVATPKVVEKIGDYKRQNPTMFAWEIRDRLLAEGVCDNDTVPSVSSINRIIRTKVQQPFNLPMDSCVATKSLSPGHTLIPSSAVTPPESPQSDSLGSTYSINGLLGIAQPAGDGKRKMDDSDQESCRLSIDSQGSGGPRKHLRTDAFSQHHLEPLECPFGQHYQEAHASPGHTKGEQGLYPLPLLNSALDDGKTTLTPSSTPLGRNLSTHQPYPGVAGREMVGPTLPGYPPHIPTSGQGSYASSAIAGMVAGSEYSGNAYGHTPYSSYSEAWRFPNSSLLSSPYYYSSTSRPSAPPSTATAFDHL
- the PAX8 gene encoding paired box protein Pax-8 isoform X3 — translated: MPHNSIRSGHGGLNQLGGAFVNGRPLPEVVRQRIVDLAHQGVRPCDISRQLRVSHGCVSKILGSRYYETGSIRPGVIGGSKPKVATPKVVEKIGDYKRQNPTMFAWEIRDRLLAEGVCDNDTVPSVSSINRIIRTKVQQPFNLPMDSCVATKSLSPGHTLIPSSAVTPPESPQSDSLGSTYSINGLLGIAQPAGDGKRKMDDSDQESCRLSIDSQGSGGPRKHLRTDAFSQHHLEPLECPFGQHYQEAHASPGHTKGEQGLYPLPLLNSALDDGKTTLTPSSTPLGRNLSTHQPYPGVADPHSPFAIKQETPEVSSSSSTPSSLSSSAFLDLQQVASGVPAGASVPPFNAFPHAASVYGQFTGQALLSGREMVGPTLPGYPPHIPTSGQGSYASSAIAGMVAGSEYSGNAYGHTPYSSYSEAWRFPNSSLLSSPYYYSSTSRPSAPPSTATAFDHL
- the PAX8 gene encoding paired box protein Pax-8 isoform X6; amino-acid sequence: MPHNSIRSGHGGLNQLGGAFVNGRPLPEVVRQRIVDLAHQGVRPCDISRQLRVSHGCVSKILGSRYYETGSIRPGVIGGSKPKVATPKVVEKIGDYKRQNPTMFAWEIRDRLLAEGVCDNDTVPSVSSINRIIRTKVQQPFNLPMDSCVATKSLSPGHTLIPSSAVTPPESPQSDSLGSTYSINGLLGIAQPAGDGKRKMDDSDQESCRLSIDSQGSGGPRKHLRTDAFSQHHLEPLECPFGQHYQEAHASPGHTKGEQGLYPLPLLNSALDDGKTTLTPSSTPLGRNLSTHQPYPGVAAPPFWICSKSPPGSQQVPRSHPSMPFPMLPPCTGSSRARPSSQGERWWGPRCLDTHPTSPPVDRAAMPLLPSQAWWQEVNTLATPTATPPTPPTARPGASPTPAC
- the PAX8 gene encoding paired box protein Pax-8 isoform X4 translates to MPHNSIRSGHGGLNQLGGAFVNGRPLPEVVRQRIVDLAHQGVRPCDISRQLRVSHGCVSKILGRYYETGSIRPGVIGGSKPKVATPKVVEKIGDYKRQNPTMFAWEIRDRLLAEGVCDNDTVPSVSSINRIIRTKVQQPFNLPMDSCVATKSLSPGHTLIPSSAVTPPESPQSDSLGSTYSINGLLGIAQPAGDGKRKMDDSDQESCRLSIDSQGSGGPRKHLRTDAFSQHHLEPLECPFGQHYQEAHASPGHTKGEQGLYPLPLLNSALDDGKTTLTPSSTPLGRNLSTHQPYPGVADPHSPFAIKQETPEVSSSSSTPSSLSSSAFLDLQQVASGVPAGASVPPFNAFPHAASVYGQFTGQALLSGREMVGPTLPGYPPHIPTSGQGSYASSAIAGMVAGSEYSGNAYGHTPYSSYSEAWRFPNSSLLSSPYYYSSTSRPSAPPSTATAFDHL
- the PAX8 gene encoding paired box protein Pax-8 isoform X1, encoding MPHNSIRSGHGGLNQLGGAFVNGRPLPEVVRQRIVDLAHQGVRPCDISRQLRVSHGCVSKILGSRYYETGSIRPGVIGGSKPKVATPKVVEKIGDYKRQNPTMFAWEIRDRLLAEGVCDNDTVPSVSSINRIIRTKVQQPFNLPMDSCVATKSLSPGHTLIPSSAVTPPESPQSDSLGSTYSINGLLGIAQPAGDGKRKMDDSDQESCRLSIDSQGSGGPRKHLRTDAFSQHHLEPLECPFGQHYQEAHASPGHTKGEQGLYPLPLLNSALDDGKTTLTPSSTPLGRNLSTHQPYPGVADPHSPFAIKQETPEVSSSSSTPSSLSSSAFLDLQQVASGVPAGASVPPFNAFPHAASVYGQFTGQALLSGREMVGPTLPGYPPHIPTSGQGSYASSAIAGMVAALHGCLTPHRPLTCMPPTGSEYSGNAYGHTPYSSYSEAWRFPNSSLLSSPYYYSSTSRPSAPPSTATAFDHL
- the PAX8 gene encoding paired box protein Pax-8 isoform X2 — encoded protein: MPHNSIRSGHGGLNQLGGAFVNGRPLPEVVRQRIVDLAHQGVRPCDISRQLRVSHGCVSKILGRYYETGSIRPGVIGGSKPKVATPKVVEKIGDYKRQNPTMFAWEIRDRLLAEGVCDNDTVPSVSSINRIIRTKVQQPFNLPMDSCVATKSLSPGHTLIPSSAVTPPESPQSDSLGSTYSINGLLGIAQPAGDGKRKMDDSDQESCRLSIDSQGSGGPRKHLRTDAFSQHHLEPLECPFGQHYQEAHASPGHTKGEQGLYPLPLLNSALDDGKTTLTPSSTPLGRNLSTHQPYPGVADPHSPFAIKQETPEVSSSSSTPSSLSSSAFLDLQQVASGVPAGASVPPFNAFPHAASVYGQFTGQALLSGREMVGPTLPGYPPHIPTSGQGSYASSAIAGMVAALHGCLTPHRPLTCMPPTGSEYSGNAYGHTPYSSYSEAWRFPNSSLLSSPYYYSSTSRPSAPPSTATAFDHL
- the PAX8 gene encoding paired box protein Pax-8 isoform X7; protein product: MPHNSIRSGHGGLNQLGGAFVNGRPLPEVVRQRIVDLAHQGVRPCDISRQLRVSHGCVSKILGRYYETGSIRPGVIGGSKPKVATPKVVEKIGDYKRQNPTMFAWEIRDRLLAEGVCDNDTVPSVSSINRIIRTKVQQPFNLPMDSCVATKSLSPGHTLIPSSAVTPPESPQSDSLGSTYSINGLLGIAQPAGDGKRKMDDSDQESCRLSIDSQGSGGPRKHLRTDAFSQHHLEPLECPFGQHYQEAHASPGHTKGEQGLYPLPLLNSALDDGKTTLTPSSTPLGRNLSTHQPYPGVAAPPFWICSKSPPGSQQVPRSHPSMPFPMLPPCTGSSRARPSSQGERWWGPRCLDTHPTSPPVDRAAMPLLPSQAWWQEVNTLATPTATPPTPPTARPGASPTPAC